Proteins co-encoded in one Rhizobium lusitanum genomic window:
- a CDS encoding virulence factor family protein, with translation MVFLALFSCAAAVFTDSNPALSNVPIDAGILGKPRIILPTGPVRGEVFLFSDKAGWGADEDILAANLQSKQVIVVGIDTKVLLGALNARPANDCIYLISDIEALSRRIQRAIGDSQYQSPIIAGMGTSGALALAIAAQTPDATIKRTVAIDPTITLPLLKPLCTDAPRLSVSGGAIYGLSPHGLKNPVDVIYTEAAPDDGRAHTLKLKKQGFAVQTKDVTEAPHQAVLSAIDRALSVTVPSDHSVGDLPLVQLPTAPGFGTMAIIYSGDGGWRDIDKSIGDVFQKEGVPTVGVDSLRYFWSRKKPDETARDMARIIDTYAKIWGVDHVILVGYSFGADILPSAYDLLPVSDKKKIVEVSLLGISNTVSYQISVGAFLGSSSGDGPTLPDIGKMQAPMIQCFYGALETDSACLKLQGTGSELIKTSGGHHFDGHYNVLAHQIVDGARRRLAIAENRDGNVAAERY, from the coding sequence TTGGTTTTTCTGGCGCTTTTCTCATGCGCGGCGGCTGTGTTTACAGACAGCAATCCCGCTTTATCGAACGTCCCGATAGATGCAGGCATTTTGGGCAAACCGCGAATTATTTTGCCGACCGGCCCCGTCCGCGGCGAAGTATTCCTGTTCTCCGATAAGGCGGGTTGGGGAGCCGACGAGGATATTCTCGCCGCAAATTTGCAAAGCAAGCAAGTGATCGTCGTCGGCATCGATACAAAGGTACTCCTTGGTGCGCTCAATGCACGCCCAGCCAATGACTGCATATATCTTATTTCCGATATCGAGGCTTTGAGCCGCCGGATACAGCGGGCCATCGGCGACAGCCAGTATCAGTCCCCAATCATCGCCGGCATGGGAACGAGCGGGGCTCTCGCTCTCGCCATCGCCGCTCAAACTCCCGATGCCACCATCAAGCGGACGGTGGCTATCGATCCGACGATAACGCTTCCCTTGCTCAAGCCGCTTTGCACGGATGCGCCACGCCTCTCGGTTAGTGGCGGTGCGATTTATGGTTTGTCACCACACGGCCTCAAAAACCCGGTTGATGTCATCTACACGGAAGCAGCGCCGGATGATGGTCGTGCCCATACGCTAAAATTGAAAAAGCAAGGCTTCGCGGTCCAGACCAAGGATGTCACCGAAGCCCCTCACCAGGCGGTATTGTCCGCTATCGACCGAGCGCTGAGCGTGACGGTCCCGAGCGATCATTCTGTCGGCGATCTGCCGCTGGTACAATTGCCCACAGCTCCCGGCTTTGGAACGATGGCGATTATTTATTCGGGGGATGGCGGGTGGAGAGACATCGATAAATCAATAGGTGATGTCTTTCAGAAGGAAGGCGTTCCCACCGTTGGTGTCGATTCACTTCGGTATTTTTGGTCGAGAAAGAAACCTGATGAAACAGCGAGGGACATGGCGCGCATCATCGACACCTATGCGAAGATCTGGGGTGTCGATCATGTCATCTTGGTGGGCTATTCTTTTGGTGCCGATATTTTGCCGAGCGCCTACGATCTGTTGCCGGTCAGCGACAAGAAAAAGATCGTGGAGGTATCGCTTCTTGGTATCTCAAATACGGTAAGCTATCAGATCTCCGTGGGCGCATTTCTTGGCAGCAGCTCTGGCGACGGCCCAACCTTGCCGGACATAGGGAAAATGCAGGCGCCGATGATACAATGCTTTTACGGAGCACTGGAAACGGACAGCGCCTGCCTAAAGCTCCAGGGTACGGGAAGCGAGCTCATCAAAACCTCCGGAGGTCATCATTTCGATGGGCATTACAACGTGCTGGCACATCAGATTGTCGATGGCGCAAGGCGACGGCTTGCTATTGCGGAAAATCGAGACGGCAATGTAGCCGCGGAGCGTTACTAG
- a CDS encoding Hint domain-containing protein has translation MMAYEIGNGEVVMALMSEVPAGFVSGTRIRTPRGEIAVEDLAVGDMVMTAAGNARLVVRIESQTIRKPAREHCPVHIKAGAFPGDVPRRDLQLSPGHAVCVRALDEVLIPISQLINDATVEIVEVDEVTYWHLELESHEVLLVEGLGCESCLDGGTLWFARVPVGERTPAIVDQYARPLVKGGAVVAVIRQRLNARAESMGWRRDTGMVPHLIVDGRRVEPTLDDHLAVFIFPADAEEAILASRTWVPADDGVSHDGRALGLSVHGLTIFDGLRVDRRVSLDEIAGFYPEEEAEHCAWRWTNGRLSLPSGLWADCRGHVILRLAFDPKAGRSWAPPTAGLRPRKNSLRIFPSFSPAPGELCAYMQKCSMRCALRIQPK, from the coding sequence ATGATGGCCTACGAGATCGGCAATGGCGAAGTCGTCATGGCGCTCATGTCCGAGGTGCCGGCCGGCTTCGTTTCTGGAACGCGCATCCGCACCCCGCGCGGCGAAATCGCTGTGGAGGACTTGGCGGTGGGTGACATGGTGATGACCGCCGCCGGAAACGCACGACTTGTCGTCAGGATCGAGTCGCAGACGATCCGCAAGCCAGCCCGCGAGCACTGCCCAGTTCACATTAAGGCGGGAGCCTTTCCGGGCGACGTTCCCCGACGGGACCTGCAGCTGTCACCGGGCCATGCGGTTTGCGTGCGGGCGCTGGACGAGGTGTTGATCCCGATCAGCCAATTGATCAATGATGCCACGGTTGAAATAGTTGAGGTCGATGAAGTCACTTATTGGCATCTCGAGCTGGAAAGCCACGAGGTGCTCCTGGTCGAGGGGCTCGGCTGCGAAAGCTGCCTGGATGGCGGCACCCTCTGGTTTGCCCGTGTTCCGGTCGGGGAACGGACGCCGGCCATCGTCGACCAATACGCCAGGCCGCTCGTGAAAGGCGGCGCGGTGGTGGCGGTAATCCGTCAGCGTCTAAACGCCCGCGCTGAATCAATGGGCTGGCGCCGCGATACGGGGATGGTCCCGCACCTCATCGTGGACGGCCGGCGCGTAGAGCCGACGCTCGATGACCATCTGGCCGTGTTCATCTTCCCCGCCGATGCCGAGGAGGCCATACTTGCCTCGCGCACCTGGGTCCCGGCCGATGACGGCGTAAGCCATGACGGACGGGCACTCGGTCTTTCGGTCCATGGCCTCACCATCTTCGACGGCCTCCGCGTCGACCGCCGGGTCTCGCTCGACGAGATTGCGGGCTTTTACCCTGAGGAGGAGGCTGAGCACTGCGCTTGGCGCTGGACGAACGGTCGGCTTTCCCTCCCCTCTGGCCTCTGGGCAGACTGTCGCGGCCACGTCATCCTACGCCTTGCCTTTGATCCCAAGGCCGGCAGGTCCTGGGCTCCCCCAACGGCGGGCCTAAGACCTAGAAAAAACTCGCTTCGCATATTCCCCAGTTTCTCGCCCGCACCTGGCGAGCTGTGTGCCTATATGCAAAAGTGTTCGATGCGATGCGCGCTGCGGATCCAGCCGAAATGA
- a CDS encoding O-antigen ligase family protein: protein MERLIAIHFGLALAILVLHLRLGAIFAGETVTPLIQHNQIHGAVCCGMLFIGAVFWLLYYLTEGADKCPIRFYASIVAPLIGALCLIGIYGAKSKGVWLSLVPVLPVLGFFVMRNLKLRIAAPAIICIAALLALGIYTVRDNLYRTAGPTITSTISMLKDASTREQVGGAVAQTIDSAITPISMNERLQLWSNAWELFSAAPVFGWGSEWLELWPHTHYSHVQYTFMHNGYLEILIRYGLFGAAIFAAMLACFCCSVYRAAYLAIIPKHAMHAFFIILIFFSLTILSNSNNRLASGESLSILTAAFALACQLKIRLLERKQAAPVQ from the coding sequence TTGGAACGGCTCATCGCGATCCATTTCGGGTTGGCTTTAGCGATCCTCGTGCTGCATTTGCGCCTTGGCGCAATATTTGCGGGAGAGACCGTCACCCCGCTTATCCAGCATAATCAGATCCATGGGGCCGTCTGTTGCGGCATGCTATTCATCGGCGCGGTATTCTGGCTGCTTTACTACCTCACGGAAGGCGCCGACAAATGCCCAATACGGTTCTACGCCTCTATCGTAGCCCCCTTAATCGGGGCGCTCTGCCTCATCGGCATATACGGGGCAAAATCGAAGGGTGTCTGGCTTTCGCTCGTTCCGGTATTGCCCGTGCTCGGGTTCTTCGTTATGCGCAACTTGAAACTGCGGATAGCGGCTCCGGCGATCATCTGTATCGCAGCCCTGCTTGCCCTTGGCATTTATACCGTGCGGGACAACCTCTATCGGACTGCAGGACCGACGATCACCTCCACCATCTCGATGCTGAAAGACGCCAGCACGAGGGAGCAGGTAGGTGGCGCCGTTGCACAAACGATCGACAGCGCCATTACGCCAATCTCGATGAACGAGCGCCTTCAACTCTGGTCGAACGCTTGGGAATTGTTTTCCGCCGCTCCCGTCTTCGGCTGGGGCAGCGAGTGGCTCGAACTCTGGCCGCACACCCATTATTCCCATGTCCAATATACCTTCATGCACAACGGCTATCTTGAGATCCTTATCCGATACGGTCTCTTCGGGGCGGCGATTTTTGCCGCCATGCTGGCGTGCTTCTGTTGCAGCGTCTATCGGGCGGCATATCTGGCGATCATTCCCAAACATGCGATGCACGCCTTCTTCATCATCCTGATTTTCTTTAGCCTTACGATTTTAAGCAACTCAAACAACCGCCTCGCAAGCGGCGAAAGCCTGTCGATTCTGACTGCGGCTTTCGCTTTGGCATGCCAGCTGAAAATTCGCTTGCTAGAAAGAAAACAGGCGGCGCCAGTTCAATGA
- a CDS encoding ArnT family glycosyltransferase codes for MFAIAALTLFRLWATAQFDLVPDEAYYWLWSRVPSAGYYDHPPMIAWWIWISTHIFGDTLLGVRALAVVSVFVTSMAVYGIADELFDDNRIARMAAIWLNAMLLIGLAVIFATPDAPSTMFWALTLWVLARLRRTGNPRLWLLIGLLAGLGCVSKYTNLFLGPGILLWLVIDPKARPWRSSPWTLLGGGVAILAFSPVLIWNAEHGWISFAKQFGRLADQHVGLSFFAEFLAGQLGLLNPVIAIFVGVAIWHLSREPRKIISSPLTFLILLNGPIVAYMTIHALHDRVHANWLAPAYPALAILAAVAANRASGVTHLRRLSYWVTPVGIGLSSLVLLCFATPFGRHFPWGSPADNVLGWREFSTQVEDMRQRSGAGWIATTDYGLTGELAFEIKGSRLVQQIVDRQRFFFETPDASLIEKPGLLVVRISENRLGHYMNCFQSSAPLGILNRQAGKRVIESYVVLKVDGARKDILSNGCNPT; via the coding sequence ATGTTTGCCATTGCGGCACTCACGCTCTTCCGACTATGGGCAACGGCCCAATTCGACCTTGTTCCGGACGAGGCCTATTATTGGCTCTGGTCGCGCGTACCGTCGGCAGGCTACTACGACCATCCACCGATGATCGCTTGGTGGATATGGATATCGACCCATATTTTCGGAGATACCCTTCTCGGAGTTCGCGCCCTTGCGGTCGTTTCGGTCTTCGTCACGTCGATGGCCGTCTACGGCATTGCGGACGAGCTCTTTGACGACAACAGAATTGCGCGGATGGCAGCCATATGGCTGAACGCGATGCTTCTCATCGGTCTCGCAGTGATATTCGCGACACCGGATGCACCCTCTACCATGTTTTGGGCTCTCACACTGTGGGTCCTTGCGCGACTTCGGCGTACGGGAAATCCTCGATTATGGCTCCTGATTGGCCTGTTGGCGGGGTTGGGCTGCGTTTCGAAATACACCAATCTTTTCCTGGGGCCGGGAATTCTGCTCTGGTTGGTCATAGACCCCAAGGCACGACCGTGGCGGTCGAGCCCGTGGACCTTGCTCGGCGGTGGTGTGGCAATTCTCGCCTTCAGCCCGGTCCTGATCTGGAATGCCGAGCACGGCTGGATCTCCTTTGCCAAGCAGTTTGGCCGTCTTGCGGATCAGCATGTGGGCCTTTCCTTCTTTGCCGAATTCCTGGCCGGTCAGCTCGGCCTGCTCAATCCGGTAATCGCGATATTCGTCGGGGTTGCGATCTGGCATTTATCGCGGGAGCCTCGAAAGATTATATCCAGCCCTCTTACCTTTCTGATTTTACTCAACGGGCCGATTGTCGCGTATATGACAATTCACGCGCTGCATGATCGTGTTCACGCGAACTGGCTTGCTCCAGCTTATCCGGCACTGGCAATACTTGCTGCGGTCGCTGCTAACCGTGCATCCGGCGTGACGCATCTCAGGCGGCTCTCATATTGGGTCACGCCGGTGGGCATTGGCCTGTCATCCCTGGTATTGCTCTGTTTCGCGACGCCGTTCGGCAGGCATTTTCCGTGGGGCAGCCCCGCGGACAATGTGTTGGGCTGGCGTGAGTTTTCTACGCAAGTCGAGGACATGCGCCAGCGATCAGGGGCTGGCTGGATCGCAACGACCGACTACGGGCTAACGGGCGAGCTTGCCTTCGAGATCAAGGGATCACGGCTTGTCCAACAAATCGTCGACAGGCAACGCTTCTTCTTTGAAACGCCCGATGCTTCTCTGATCGAGAAGCCGGGCCTGCTCGTGGTGCGGATAAGCGAAAACAGACTGGGACATTATATGAATTGCTTTCAGTCGTCGGCTCCCCTCGGCATTTTGAATCGCCAGGCCGGCAAACGCGTCATCGAGTCTTATGTCGTGCTGAAAGTGGATGGCGCCCGAAAGGACATCCTGTCGAACGGCTGCAATCCCACCTAG
- the mprF gene encoding bifunctional lysylphosphatidylglycerol flippase/synthetase MprF: MAIPERPSTINHDIATPALTGKLIYALKPIVPLAVGIAILVVLWVSFSGSIRNVSFEDIAVSLFRTQPYYIAAAMGLTLLSFVCLSIYDFSALWHLRLRLPAADVFRTSFCAYAVGNFVGYGPLSGGAIRYHYYRRLGLKPADIGNIIAYITLAFGLGLAGVMAVGLVSDPADIAGSIGISPQALTMMGGGLLIGLAAVFTLSASGRSVPLWRGRSVALPQPRIMLVQFAATVADVASAAATLWVLMPHTDVGFPAFIAVFAVAIALGVASHVPAGLGAFEAVIVAVLGRTSPMGEVFSALLLYRLIYYGLPMLLAVGLMGAAEFQRSKMAKRASWLAKVGVRLSPNVLSVLTFAMGVALILSGVTPASIARLDLLAEYLPLSIVESAHFLESVLGLGLIVIARGLAHRLDGAWWAATISVGAAIMLSLLKAIALSESAVLLVLLGALLASRHQFSRPASLLHQPLSASWLGAIATVLMSAAVVLFLVYSDVDYQNGLWWDFEFTDEAPRSLRALLGLIIGAGALAGWSLLRPAKGKAPYPTKAEIDEATAIVASQSYPDANLVRMGDKMVLFSDDRRAFIMFSRRGLSWVALFDPVGPQDASASLIWQFVEMAQRAGGRAVFYQVQPQNLSLYADAGLRAYKIGESAHIDLQTFDLEGAKRASLRHAINRAQRDGLSFVFLEPHEAAEEIDSLREISDCWLAAQRSREKRFSLGAFDADYVCAQPVAVVRRDGRIIAFATILRTSLKEQVTIDLMRSMSDAPPGTMEYLIVCLMLCLQSRGYLSFDIGMAPLSGLSNSPAAPFWHRIARVVYKHGERFYHFTGLRAFKAKFQPQWQSRYLAVSNGTNPALALADITALVSGGFKGMVRK, from the coding sequence TTGGCCATCCCCGAACGTCCTTCCACGATAAACCATGACATCGCGACGCCAGCTTTAACTGGAAAGCTGATATACGCCTTGAAGCCAATTGTTCCCCTGGCCGTCGGCATCGCCATTCTTGTCGTTTTATGGGTGTCCTTCTCGGGATCGATCCGAAACGTCAGTTTCGAGGATATAGCCGTCAGTCTTTTCAGGACGCAGCCATACTATATCGCAGCAGCAATGGGCTTGACTCTGCTAAGCTTTGTTTGCCTGAGCATTTATGATTTTTCGGCTCTCTGGCACCTACGGCTTCGGCTCCCAGCTGCCGACGTCTTTCGCACATCATTTTGCGCATACGCCGTGGGCAACTTTGTTGGCTACGGTCCGTTGTCAGGCGGCGCGATCCGATATCACTACTATCGGAGGCTTGGCCTCAAGCCCGCCGATATCGGAAATATCATAGCCTATATTACGCTGGCTTTTGGCCTTGGCCTCGCCGGAGTGATGGCAGTTGGACTTGTGTCGGATCCGGCGGATATCGCCGGATCGATTGGCATTTCTCCCCAAGCACTCACGATGATGGGCGGCGGCCTTCTGATCGGCTTGGCGGCCGTGTTCACGTTGTCCGCCTCCGGCCGCTCAGTGCCCCTATGGCGCGGCCGTTCTGTAGCGCTTCCACAGCCCAGAATCATGCTCGTTCAGTTCGCCGCCACGGTTGCCGACGTTGCCAGTGCCGCGGCTACCCTCTGGGTCCTCATGCCTCATACGGACGTCGGCTTTCCGGCATTCATAGCCGTTTTCGCCGTCGCGATTGCGCTTGGCGTCGCAAGCCATGTCCCGGCTGGCTTGGGCGCATTCGAAGCTGTGATCGTCGCCGTGTTAGGGCGGACGTCCCCAATGGGCGAGGTGTTCTCCGCTCTGCTTTTATACCGGTTGATATATTACGGCCTTCCCATGCTCCTGGCGGTTGGATTGATGGGGGCTGCCGAGTTCCAACGCAGCAAAATGGCGAAGCGGGCCTCATGGTTGGCCAAAGTCGGGGTGCGTCTATCACCCAATGTTCTTTCCGTACTGACCTTTGCAATGGGTGTTGCTCTGATCCTTTCCGGCGTAACGCCAGCTTCGATCGCGAGGCTCGACCTGCTTGCCGAATACCTTCCGCTGTCGATTGTCGAAAGTGCCCATTTCCTCGAGAGTGTCCTTGGCCTCGGCTTGATCGTGATAGCGCGCGGATTGGCACATCGGTTGGATGGCGCCTGGTGGGCGGCGACCATAAGTGTCGGCGCGGCGATTATGCTTTCGCTGCTAAAGGCGATTGCGTTAAGTGAATCGGCCGTCTTGCTCGTCTTGCTCGGTGCCTTGCTCGCTTCGCGACACCAGTTTTCCCGCCCCGCATCGTTACTGCATCAGCCCCTTTCCGCATCCTGGCTGGGGGCGATCGCGACAGTGCTGATGAGTGCCGCTGTTGTGCTTTTCCTTGTTTACAGCGACGTCGACTACCAGAATGGATTGTGGTGGGATTTCGAGTTCACCGACGAGGCACCTCGGAGCCTTCGCGCATTGCTTGGCCTGATCATCGGAGCTGGAGCCTTGGCGGGCTGGTCGCTGCTGCGGCCGGCGAAGGGCAAGGCGCCTTACCCCACCAAGGCAGAGATAGATGAGGCAACGGCGATCGTCGCGAGCCAGTCTTATCCGGATGCTAATCTCGTACGGATGGGCGACAAGATGGTCTTATTCTCAGACGATCGGCGGGCTTTCATCATGTTCAGCCGTCGTGGCCTTTCCTGGGTCGCTCTCTTCGATCCCGTCGGACCGCAGGACGCGTCTGCGAGTCTCATTTGGCAGTTCGTCGAGATGGCGCAGCGCGCAGGCGGAAGAGCCGTGTTTTATCAGGTCCAACCGCAGAATCTCTCCCTGTATGCCGACGCCGGCCTGAGAGCCTACAAGATCGGTGAATCGGCCCATATCGATTTGCAAACATTTGATCTGGAGGGAGCAAAACGTGCAAGCCTACGGCATGCAATCAATCGCGCGCAGCGAGATGGATTGTCATTCGTCTTCTTGGAACCTCATGAGGCAGCGGAAGAAATCGACAGTTTACGGGAAATTTCCGATTGCTGGCTTGCAGCACAGAGATCACGCGAGAAGCGTTTCTCTCTTGGCGCCTTTGACGCCGATTACGTCTGTGCACAACCAGTCGCTGTCGTTAGACGCGATGGCAGGATCATCGCCTTTGCAACGATCTTGCGTACATCGCTTAAAGAACAGGTGACCATAGACTTGATGCGCTCGATGTCAGACGCTCCGCCTGGAACGATGGAATATCTCATCGTCTGCCTGATGCTTTGCCTGCAAAGCCGGGGCTATCTTTCGTTCGATATCGGCATGGCCCCTCTTTCCGGACTGTCGAACAGTCCTGCCGCACCATTTTGGCATCGCATCGCGCGCGTCGTCTATAAGCATGGAGAGCGCTTCTATCATTTTACCGGCCTAAGGGCCTTCAAGGCAAAATTTCAGCCGCAATGGCAGTCGCGATACCTCGCGGTTTCAAACGGAACCAACCCAGCCCTCGCACTCGCCGACATCACAGCATTAGTGAGTGGTGGCTTTAAGGGTATGGTGCGCAAGTGA